One Bacteroidia bacterium DNA window includes the following coding sequences:
- the efp gene encoding elongation factor P, translated as MATTSDLRNGAFLRFNNELVVIEEYIHRTPGNLRAFYQVKMRSVKTGKIIENRFRSGEEITLVKLDFRKLQYIYRDDTNLVCMDVDSGEQIYVGEKLFGNGGKFLKEGMDVNVAFEEDVPVIAEIPFFVELEITYTEPAIKGDTVNNVLKAATVETGATVNVPLFIDTGEKIRIDTRTGEYMERVK; from the coding sequence ATGGCAACAACTTCCGATTTACGAAATGGTGCATTCCTCCGCTTTAATAATGAACTCGTTGTAATAGAAGAATATATTCATCGCACACCCGGTAATCTAAGGGCATTTTATCAAGTAAAGATGCGCTCTGTTAAAACAGGTAAAATCATCGAAAACAGATTTCGTTCCGGAGAAGAGATTACACTCGTAAAATTAGACTTTAGAAAATTACAGTACATTTACCGTGATGACACTAATTTGGTTTGTATGGACGTGGATTCCGGAGAGCAAATTTATGTTGGTGAAAAGTTATTCGGTAATGGAGGTAAATTTCTAAAAGAAGGTATGGACGTTAATGTGGCCTTTGAAGAAGATGTACCGGTGATTGCAGAGATTCCTTTTTTTGTTGAACTTGAGATTACCTATACTGAGCCGGCCATAAAAGGAGATACCGTGAATAATGTACTGAAAGCAGCTACTGTAGAAACCGGAGCTACGGTAAACGTACCGTTATTTATAGATACTGGTGAAAAGATTCGGATAGACACCCGCACCGGAGAATATATGGAGCGCGTAAAATAA